The Methanothermobacter sp. CaT2 DNA window ACGCCTTCCACCAGATAAGAGACGCTGTACTTGAGGGTATGGTCCCCCAGGCATTCTTTGATGAATTCGACTCCCCTATCGGCGAGAAAAAACTGGGCTGGGTTAAGTACTTCCTTGCACCGATGCAGGACGGAGAGTTCAGGGAAGGCGACAGCATGCATCCCCTGGGCAAATGCATCCTGGTATTTGCCGGGGGTACGAGCAGCACCTTCCAGGAGTTTGAGTCACAGGACCCTGAGGTTCTGAAGGAGGCCAAGGTCAGGGACTTCATAAGCCGGCTCAGAGGATACGTGAACATCATAGGTCCAGACCCACAGCACAGACGCGACAAGTTTTTCATGCTACGCAGGGCAATACTCCTGAGATCCATGTTCGAAAGGAAGGCTCCCCACCTTTTTGATGCCAGCGGACGCCTTAGAATCGATGAGGGAGTTCTAAACGCTTTCCTTATGATACCTGAATACAGACATGGTGTGAGGTCAATGGAGGCCATACTTGATATGAGCATCCTCCAGGACGTCAGGAAGTTTGAAAAGGCGTCACTTCCCTCTGCAGGTCAGCTGGACCTCCACGTGGACGGCGAGCTATTCCACAGAATGGCAATGGATTAGGTGTGGTACGGAGAGAATACCATGATAGTCAGCTTCGACGAAACAATCCATTAATGGATCAGGTGATATATTGGAGAGAAGAAGAGTTCTAAGACCCGAGGACTACGTTGACAGACTAAAATACCTTAACAGGGTCGCTGATGAATACGCCGAATCAGGTGATCTAAAGAAGACCGCTGACACCCTGTTCAGAATCGGGAGGGAGTACCACAGGATCAGCAGAACAGACCTTGCCATTGAGAGTTACAGGAATGCCCTAGAGCTCTACAGGGAGGTGGATGACCCCCATGAGGCTGATGTTTCACTCTGCATGGGGAGGGCCTATGAGGGTAAGGGCAAACTGAAGAGGGCCGCATGGTTCTACAACCTTGCAGCATCGGGTTTCCGTAAAACAGGGGATCTTAAAAGGGAATCAGATGCTGTACTCTACAGTGCAAGGATCCTCGAGAAGATGGGGAAACACGATGAGGCCCTTGAGGCATACAGAAAGTACAATGAGATCTGCATGAAGAACCAGGACAAAATCAAGGTCCTTGTCGCATATTCAAAGATGAAGGAACTGGAGGCAGAACTCAGGGAAGAGATTTTAAGGTACAACGCCTCCGTACTGCTCCTCTACCTTGCAATTCTCATCATCGCCGAGTATTCGACGACGTTCATAAGCATGAAACTGGGCCTCGTGATTCATGCGTCTCTCCTTTTCGCCCTCTTTATCCATTCGGCCCTATCAAAGAAGAAGATGAAGGTCCTCCTTGCCGCCATGATGATACTGCCACTCATAAGGATCGTGGGGCTTTCAATGCCCCTCGCGGTCATTAAACACCTTTACTGGTATGTTATAATAGCAATACCCCTGTTTGCTGCATCCGCTGCCCTCATGAGGACCCAGAAACTTGGAAGGGATGATGTTGGATTAAATCTTAAAGGTCGGAAGTGGCAGCTGGCTGTTGCACTTACCGGTTTTCCCATGGGTTACATCGAGTACCAGATACTCAGACCCGAAGCACTGATACCCTCGCCCTCAGTTTCAAATCTACTGGTGGGCTTTCTGGTCATGCTTATAGGGACGGGACTGGCAGAGGAGCTCCTCTTCAGGGGGATCCTTCAGAGAAATGCAGAGG harbors:
- a CDS encoding CPBP family intramembrane glutamic endopeptidase: MERRRVLRPEDYVDRLKYLNRVADEYAESGDLKKTADTLFRIGREYHRISRTDLAIESYRNALELYREVDDPHEADVSLCMGRAYEGKGKLKRAAWFYNLAASGFRKTGDLKRESDAVLYSARILEKMGKHDEALEAYRKYNEICMKNQDKIKVLVAYSKMKELEAELREEILRYNASVLLLYLAILIIAEYSTTFISMKLGLVIHASLLFALFIHSALSKKKMKVLLAAMMILPLIRIVGLSMPLAVIKHLYWYVIIAIPLFAASAALMRTQKLGRDDVGLNLKGRKWQLAVALTGFPMGYIEYQILRPEALIPSPSVSNLLVGFLVMLIGTGLAEELLFRGILQRNAEDVMGKLPGLLYASLLFTALHVGWKSGYDLIFVFSVAMIYGLAFQRTRSISGITVSHGISNSILFLIMPFL